The Ananas comosus cultivar F153 linkage group 7, ASM154086v1, whole genome shotgun sequence genome has a window encoding:
- the LOC109712321 gene encoding auxin-responsive protein IAA30-like, with translation MGSGLGLEETELRLGLPGGGGGGGGGRGSGDGEPTGRNFGKRGFAQTIDLKLQLQTASVATDARETAAASEGTAAAAAAAAAAEKLKRSPCSHKNVAAACNSADPEKPPAPKAQVVGWPPVRSFRKNIMAVQSEKGSKEDHHHGQGENKSGGGTTATTAIAAFVKVSMDGAPYLRKVDLKMYKSYRELSIALEKMFSSFTTGNCGSQGIMNGKDFTNESKVMDLLNGSEYVPTYEDKDGDWMLVGDVPWEMFVESCKRLRIMKGSEAIGLAPRAMEKCKNRS, from the exons atggggaGTGGTTTGGGTTTGGAGGAAACTGAGCTGAGGCTCGGATTGCCggggggcggcggtggcggaggcggaggcagaggcagCGGGGACGGAGAGCCGACGGGGAGGAATTTCGGGAAGAGAGGGTTTGCACAGACGATCGATCTGAAACTGCAGCTCCAGACCGCGTCTGTCGCGACAGACGCAAGAGAGACAGCAGCGGCATCTGAGGggaccgccgccgcagcagcagcagcagcagcagcagagaaaCTCAAGAGATCTCCCTGCAGCCACAAGAACGTGGCTGCTGCATGCAACAGCGCGGATCCCGAGAAGCCACCCGCTCCCAA GGCACAGGTGGTGGGGTGGCCACCAGTTAGGTCGTTCAGGAAGAACATCATGGCCGTACAATCCGAGAAGGGGAGCAAGGAAGATCATCATCATGGTCAAGGGGAGAACAAGTCCGGCGGCGGCACAACCGCGACAACCGCCATCGCCGCCTTCGTGAAGGTGAGCATGGACGGCGCGCCGTATCTCCGCAAAGTCGACCTCAAGATGTACAAGAGCTATAGGGAGCTCTCCATTGCCCTGGAGAAGATGTTCAGTTCCTTCACCACTG GCAATTGTGGGTCACAAGGAATTATGAATGGGAAGGACTTCACTAATGAGAGCAAGGTAATGGATTTATTGAATGGATCCGAGTATGTGCCCACTTATGAGGACAAGGATGGTGATTGGATGCTTGTGGGAGATGTTCCGTGGGA GATGTTTGTTGAATCATGCAAGCGACTTCGGATAATGAAAGGATCAGAAGCCATTGGACTtg CACCAAGGGCAATGGAAAAATGCAAGAACAGGAGTTGA